In [Leptolyngbya] sp. PCC 7376, a genomic segment contains:
- the pyk gene encoding pyruvate kinase: MAFRDMPRRTKIVATIGPATSKPDVLRELIEAGATTLRLNFSHGTHDDHQRNIRLIRQTAFELNCPVGILQDLQGPKIRLGKYETGSIRLKKNDPYILTSRQVPCTQEVGYISYQKLAAEVPEGATILLDDGKVEMRVEKIDVEAQNLHCRVVVGGTLSNNKGVNFPGVYLSVKALTDKDREDLMFGLDQGVDWVALSFVRNPEDVLEIKGIIAEAGKNVPVIVKIEKHEAIEQMDAILSLSDGVMVARGDLGVELPAEEVPLLQKKLIATANRLGIPVITATQMLDSMANNPRPTRAEVSDVANAILDGTDAVMLSNETAVGEYPVESVATMATIARRIEQEPDEIRRQPSDKKSIPNAISSAVSHISKQLDATAIMTLTKSGATARNVSKFRPFTPILAVTPHVDVARRLQLVWGAQPLLVMDSPSTTQTFRAAINVAQEKGLLKEGDLVVMTAGTLQGVSGSTDLVKVEVVQAVLGAGTGIGQGSANGRARVVQGNQEINDFNTGDILVAAATDATHIDMIRKAGGVVIEDLSQNCHAATIGLRLGIPVIVGFDNATTLIRDGGIISIDARRGTVCSGLNVSLGDAVKNSALS, from the coding sequence ATGGCCTTTAGAGACATGCCCCGCCGCACAAAAATCGTTGCAACAATCGGCCCAGCAACAAGCAAGCCCGATGTTCTGCGCGAACTCATCGAAGCGGGAGCCACTACTCTACGGCTAAACTTCTCACACGGTACCCATGACGACCACCAGCGAAATATTCGCCTTATTCGTCAAACAGCCTTTGAACTCAATTGTCCGGTCGGTATTCTTCAGGATTTACAAGGCCCGAAAATTCGCCTAGGTAAATACGAAACAGGATCAATCCGTCTCAAGAAAAATGATCCTTATATCCTCACAAGTCGCCAAGTGCCCTGTACCCAAGAAGTCGGGTATATCAGTTATCAAAAACTAGCAGCAGAAGTACCGGAGGGCGCAACCATTCTGCTTGATGATGGAAAAGTTGAAATGCGCGTCGAGAAAATCGATGTGGAAGCCCAAAATCTTCATTGTCGCGTTGTCGTTGGTGGCACCCTCTCGAACAATAAAGGTGTTAATTTCCCCGGCGTTTACTTATCTGTTAAAGCCTTAACAGATAAAGACCGTGAAGACCTTATGTTTGGTCTAGATCAAGGTGTTGATTGGGTCGCTCTCAGTTTTGTACGGAACCCAGAAGACGTATTAGAAATTAAAGGCATCATTGCCGAAGCGGGGAAAAATGTCCCTGTCATCGTCAAAATCGAAAAACACGAAGCGATCGAACAGATGGATGCCATCCTCTCTCTCTCTGATGGCGTAATGGTTGCGCGGGGTGACTTAGGTGTTGAATTGCCAGCAGAAGAAGTGCCACTCCTCCAGAAAAAATTGATTGCCACAGCTAACCGTCTTGGTATTCCTGTCATCACTGCGACACAGATGCTCGATAGTATGGCAAACAACCCTCGTCCAACCCGTGCAGAAGTCTCTGACGTAGCGAACGCGATTCTTGATGGTACGGATGCCGTGATGCTCTCCAATGAAACCGCTGTCGGCGAGTATCCCGTCGAATCGGTTGCAACCATGGCAACGATCGCCCGACGGATTGAGCAAGAGCCTGATGAGATTCGTCGTCAGCCTTCCGACAAAAAATCAATCCCCAATGCCATCTCCTCTGCGGTCAGTCATATCTCTAAACAACTGGATGCTACTGCGATTATGACCCTCACAAAGTCTGGGGCAACGGCACGTAATGTTTCAAAATTCCGTCCTTTCACACCAATTTTGGCAGTTACTCCCCATGTGGATGTCGCTCGTCGTTTGCAATTAGTTTGGGGGGCACAGCCTCTCCTCGTCATGGATTCTCCCTCGACGACGCAAACCTTTAGAGCGGCGATTAATGTTGCTCAGGAAAAGGGGTTACTAAAAGAAGGTGATCTCGTAGTGATGACAGCAGGTACATTACAAGGTGTTTCTGGCTCCACTGACCTCGTAAAAGTTGAAGTCGTTCAGGCTGTTCTCGGTGCAGGGACTGGCATCGGCCAAGGTTCAGCAAATGGTCGGGCACGGGTGGTTCAAGGAAATCAGGAAATCAATGATTTTAATACAGGGGATATTCTGGTGGCGGCGGCGACAGATGCCACTCATATCGATATGATTCGCAAAGCCGGTGGGGTAGTGATTGAAGATTTAAGTCAAAATTGTCACGCCGCAACGATTGGATTACGTCTCGGTATTCCGGTGATTGTTGGTTTCGATAACGCAACAACGTTAATTCGGGATGGTGGCATTATTTCTATCGATGCCCGTCGCGGTACGGTTTGTTCTGGTCTCAATGTCTCTCTTGGTGATGCAGTAAAAAATTCGGCACTCTCCTAG
- the phnD gene encoding phosphonate ABC transporter substrate-binding protein: MNRQRFLQLLLGLTAATSSQFLKGCRQTFSPQDNPELQRELKFGILTTKSEEELLPRWQPFLADLTEALGIPVKPFFALQYSSLIEAMRSGVIQIAWFGGKTYIEAATVADARAFALTVSDKGSRGYYAHLIARGDRLWLQAAQGESPSSYLLEQGKDLTFAFNDVNSTSGYLVPMYYLFSQNGIDPLTHFQEVSFLGNHEATALAIAEQKIDVATNNSEALQRFANRYPEEDKTIRIIWTSPFIPADPIAYDDKLPDDLKEKIRNFFYGYDDQAILQSLNWSGFDAATDADWHPIRELNIGKQILDIEQNESITLEEKAGIVRGLREKLQELQTTPNS, from the coding sequence ATGAATAGGCAACGCTTTCTTCAGTTGCTCTTGGGGCTTACTGCCGCGACAAGTAGCCAATTCCTTAAAGGATGTAGACAAACCTTTTCACCCCAAGATAACCCAGAGCTCCAAAGAGAGTTAAAATTTGGCATTTTAACGACTAAATCAGAGGAAGAATTATTGCCGCGCTGGCAACCTTTTCTCGCCGACTTAACAGAAGCACTGGGTATACCAGTAAAGCCTTTTTTTGCGTTGCAATATTCTAGTCTCATCGAAGCGATGCGCTCAGGGGTAATCCAAATCGCCTGGTTTGGCGGCAAAACCTATATTGAAGCTGCGACAGTCGCAGATGCTCGGGCCTTTGCGCTCACGGTTTCGGATAAGGGCAGTCGGGGGTATTATGCGCATCTGATTGCTCGCGGCGATCGCCTCTGGCTACAGGCAGCACAGGGAGAATCTCCAAGTAGCTATTTATTAGAACAGGGTAAGGATTTAACCTTTGCCTTTAATGATGTGAATTCGACATCGGGCTATCTCGTACCGATGTATTATCTCTTCTCCCAAAATGGCATCGATCCCCTCACCCATTTTCAGGAAGTATCTTTTTTAGGCAATCACGAAGCAACAGCCCTGGCGATCGCCGAACAAAAAATTGATGTTGCGACAAATAATAGTGAAGCCCTACAACGCTTTGCTAACCGATATCCAGAAGAAGACAAAACCATCCGCATCATCTGGACATCTCCATTTATTCCGGCAGATCCCATCGCTTACGACGATAAATTACCCGATGACCTCAAAGAAAAAATCCGCAACTTTTTCTATGGTTACGACGATCAAGCTATTCTACAGTCCTTAAATTGGTCTGGATTTGATGCTGCCACAGACGCAGATTGGCACCCGATCCGCGAGCTAAACATCGGCAAACAAATCCTCGATATCGAGCAAAATGAGTCGATTACCCTTGAAGAAAAAGCCGGTATTGTGCGTGGTCTCCGGGAAAAATTACAGGAGCTCCAAACAACACCCAATAGTTAA
- a CDS encoding sensor histidine kinase, with protein sequence MKPIFRQLLLGFGFSLTIVGFGATWINYRIIQRDFARQINIRASSITQSLKLSTEGLIELGYFPLLERAVTNHATLPEVKEVAIVDPNGKIISHSLVTNTNQPFIEIHPTLNGLVETASLTGDTQSQRVKLDGKPVFVEVLPFSNMMFGTDMQRGVAIAILDLEPLEKEARKALIVSSLAIAASILLVLVMLSYLIHRIILSPLSRLNDAVYDSKTSGDFHFNAGELNNEITFLAQTFDEVYQQLATYEELEKEVQQRKEAEVALRESESEERKKAEALSSAIETLKETQIQLIQTEKMSSLGQMVAGLAHEINNPVNFIHNNLVCANQYLNDLIELATLYQQTYEEIPPEIRAKLTDIDFEFIQEDAESLFRSLLNGSGRICELVVSLKNFSRLDQAEQKDVDIHEGIESTLLILKNRLERLKKTSLGPIRLVKNYGELPLVNCYASQLNQVLMNLLLNAIDALNEKAAAIIMITTEHLDNGYLRITIADNGCGIPGDIIDTLFDPFFTTKPVGEGTGLGLSISYKIIVEQHKGQLYCNSEVGVGTNFILEIPCQMNDQKALISATNAAENN encoded by the coding sequence ATGAAACCGATTTTTCGCCAGCTACTATTAGGATTTGGCTTTTCGCTGACCATTGTTGGTTTTGGGGCGACATGGATTAACTATCGTATTATCCAGCGTGATTTTGCACGGCAGATTAATATTCGTGCCTCATCGATTACCCAATCCCTCAAATTATCCACTGAGGGGCTAATTGAACTGGGTTATTTTCCTCTGTTGGAGAGAGCTGTCACTAACCATGCCACTCTACCAGAAGTGAAAGAAGTGGCCATTGTTGATCCGAATGGAAAAATTATTAGCCATAGCCTTGTTACGAATACGAATCAACCGTTTATTGAGATCCATCCAACTTTAAATGGGCTAGTCGAAACCGCTTCTCTAACGGGTGATACCCAATCTCAGCGCGTCAAGCTAGATGGGAAACCTGTTTTTGTGGAGGTGTTGCCCTTCAGCAATATGATGTTTGGCACTGATATGCAGCGAGGAGTGGCGATCGCCATTCTCGACTTAGAGCCACTCGAAAAGGAAGCCCGAAAAGCCTTAATCGTATCAAGTCTGGCGATCGCCGCTAGTATCCTGTTGGTTTTGGTGATGTTGAGCTATCTTATTCACCGTATTATTCTGTCGCCCCTTTCGAGGCTAAACGATGCCGTATATGACAGTAAAACCAGTGGTGATTTTCACTTTAATGCTGGAGAGCTAAATAACGAAATCACGTTTCTCGCCCAGACTTTTGATGAGGTTTACCAACAACTTGCCACCTATGAAGAACTCGAAAAGGAAGTCCAGCAACGGAAAGAGGCGGAAGTTGCCCTCCGTGAAAGCGAGTCAGAGGAACGCAAAAAAGCAGAAGCCCTATCCTCTGCCATTGAGACCTTAAAAGAAACTCAAATCCAGCTGATTCAGACTGAAAAAATGTCTAGTCTTGGTCAAATGGTGGCAGGGCTCGCCCATGAGATTAATAATCCAGTCAACTTCATTCACAATAATCTTGTCTGTGCCAACCAATATCTCAATGACTTGATTGAACTGGCTACGTTATATCAGCAGACTTATGAAGAAATCCCGCCTGAAATCCGCGCAAAATTAACTGATATTGATTTTGAATTTATCCAAGAAGATGCAGAAAGTTTATTTCGCTCTTTGCTCAATGGTTCCGGCAGGATTTGTGAACTCGTCGTTTCCTTGAAAAATTTCTCGCGTCTCGATCAAGCTGAACAAAAAGATGTTGATATCCATGAAGGGATTGAAAGTACGTTACTGATTCTCAAAAATCGTTTAGAGCGTTTGAAAAAGACCTCGCTTGGACCGATTAGGCTGGTTAAAAACTATGGTGAGTTGCCGTTGGTGAATTGCTATGCAAGCCAATTGAACCAAGTTTTAATGAATTTGTTGCTCAATGCCATTGATGCACTCAATGAAAAAGCTGCAGCAATAATTATGATCACCACAGAGCATTTGGATAATGGCTATCTACGGATCACGATCGCCGACAATGGTTGTGGGATTCCGGGCGATATTATTGATACTTTGTTTGATCCATTTTTTACGACAAAACCCGTTGGGGAAGGCACAGGCCTAGGGTTATCGATTAGTTACAAAATTATTGTGGAACAGCATAAAGGTCAGCTGTATTGCAACTCGGAAGTGGGTGTTGGCACAAACTTTATTCTAGAAATTCCTTGTCAAATGAATGACCAAAAGGCTTTGATCTCTGCAACTAACGCCGCTGAAAACAATTAA
- a CDS encoding pyridoxine 5'-phosphate oxidase C-terminal domain-containing protein, giving the protein MSAIANREVLENNFAELAEQYPGATTIPRPDHWGEFHVIPDKIEFWQGRPGCLHDRLVFTLQPTTIGSENDSPLNCFQRR; this is encoded by the coding sequence TTGTCGGCGATCGCCAACCGTGAAGTCCTAGAAAATAATTTTGCTGAACTTGCCGAACAATATCCCGGAGCAACAACCATTCCTCGCCCGGATCATTGGGGAGAGTTTCACGTGATTCCCGACAAAATTGAATTTTGGCAAGGTCGTCCAGGCTGTCTCCATGATCGATTGGTCTTTACCTTACAGCCGACGACAATTGGCAGCGAGAACGACTCACCCCTTAATTGTTTTCAGCGGCGTTAG
- a CDS encoding pentapeptide repeat-containing protein — MPDEEQLAILRCGAKDWNQWREDNPKLKIDLRRAQFSGAHLSGVNLSGVNLSGADLSGADLSGADLSGAKLSKVHLRQAYLYGTNLRRTHLSEAFLFKADLSKTNLYGAYLYGAYLYGANLYGANLSKADLSEADLSEADLSEADLSEADLSGVSLSEADLSGVNLSGVNLSGVNLSGVNLSGVNLSGAKLCHTLCKLSTLVGASLKSADLTGACIQDWNINSETDFEGVICNYIFLRWDENNQKGIERRPSTPTCNFTLGDFERFICQSLDTVDLIFGEGIDWNAFLRSFQGLQLDSEVGELDIAGIKKNRDGSFVVQVDVPADADKAAIEKNFWSRYQPLLEAKDQQIKLLQGQLEYSQEQIDRERQNATKLTNIIETLAEKQGNIINQYGNFGIGANNGEVSNDAVVAGQYNEAEKQTLQQAVVEIKALLKQLETEYGSDTMSEKMTVATEVIKEIEQNQNLAQRIIAALKAGGISALDSYLDTPAASFVISAIQSWYEADQQSQ; from the coding sequence ATGCCAGACGAAGAGCAGCTTGCCATCTTGAGATGTGGTGCTAAAGATTGGAATCAATGGCGTGAAGACAATCCTAAACTTAAAATCGATTTGCGAAGAGCTCAATTCTCTGGTGCCCACCTCTCTGGAGTCAATCTCTCTGGAGTCAATCTCTCTGGAGCCGACCTCTCTGGAGCCGACCTCTCTGGAGCCGACCTCTCTGGAGCTAAACTCTCTAAAGTCCATCTCCGTCAGGCCTACCTCTATGGAACAAACCTTCGTAGAACCCACCTTTCTGAAGCTTTTCTCTTTAAAGCAGACCTCTCTAAAACCAACCTCTATGGAGCATACCTCTATGGAGCATACCTCTATGGAGCAAACCTCTATGGAGCAAACCTTTCTAAAGCCGACCTCTCTGAAGCTGACCTCTCTGAAGCCGACCTCTCTGAAGCTGACCTCTCTGAAGCTGACCTCTCTGGAGTCAGTCTCTCTGAAGCCGACCTCTCTGGAGTCAATCTCTCTGGAGTTAATCTTTCTGGAGTCAACCTCTCTGGAGTCAACCTCTCTGGAGTCAACCTCTCTGGAGCTAAACTCTGTCACACACTCTGCAAACTATCGACTCTAGTGGGCGCATCACTCAAATCTGCGGATTTAACGGGAGCTTGTATTCAGGATTGGAATATTAATTCTGAGACAGATTTTGAAGGAGTAATTTGTAATTATATTTTTCTCAGATGGGATGAAAACAATCAAAAAGGTATAGAACGCCGTCCCTCTACTCCAACTTGTAACTTTACTCTTGGAGACTTTGAACGATTTATTTGCCAGAGCTTAGACACCGTTGACTTGATTTTTGGTGAAGGCATTGACTGGAACGCTTTTTTAAGGTCATTTCAAGGATTACAACTCGATAGTGAAGTCGGTGAACTCGACATTGCAGGCATCAAGAAAAATCGTGATGGCTCCTTTGTTGTTCAGGTTGATGTCCCTGCCGATGCAGACAAAGCCGCCATTGAAAAAAACTTTTGGAGTCGCTATCAGCCCCTCTTAGAAGCAAAAGACCAACAGATCAAATTATTACAAGGACAACTTGAATATTCCCAAGAGCAAATTGATCGAGAAAGACAAAACGCAACCAAGCTCACCAATATCATTGAAACCCTGGCAGAAAAACAAGGCAATATCATTAACCAATATGGCAACTTTGGTATAGGTGCAAATAACGGTGAAGTCAGCAATGATGCCGTAGTCGCAGGGCAGTACAACGAAGCAGAAAAACAGACCCTCCAGCAAGCCGTCGTCGAAATCAAGGCATTACTTAAACAGCTCGAAACCGAATATGGTAGCGATACCATGAGCGAAAAGATGACTGTTGCCACAGAAGTCATCAAAGAAATCGAACAAAACCAAAACCTTGCCCAGAGAATTATTGCCGCATTAAAAGCAGGAGGAATCTCCGCCTTAGACTCATATCTCGACACCCCAGCCGCAAGCTTTGTAATTAGCGCCATCCAGAGTTGGTATGAAGCAGATCAACAATCTCAGTAA
- the pdxH gene encoding pyridoxamine 5'-phosphate oxidase — MHVAHLRQNYTRDGLHEDDVNDNPMQQFATWFAEASEIEEIPEPNAMVLGSVSADGRPSARVVLLKHFDNQGFVFFTNYTSRKSTELINNGFACLVFWWEPLERQVRIEGKVEKIAAAESDQYFHSRPRESQLGAWASPQSKAIANRETLEQNFVDLEKKYPEGTEIPRPDHWGGFKVVPDKIEFWQGRPSRLHDRLVFSLQVDQTWQRERLAP, encoded by the coding sequence ATGCACGTCGCCCATCTCCGCCAAAATTACACTCGTGATGGTCTCCACGAAGACGACGTAAATGATAATCCGATGCAGCAATTCGCCACTTGGTTTGCCGAAGCTTCAGAGATAGAAGAGATTCCTGAGCCAAATGCCATGGTTTTGGGTAGCGTTTCAGCAGATGGCCGCCCTAGTGCAAGGGTTGTGCTGCTCAAGCATTTTGACAATCAAGGTTTCGTGTTTTTCACGAACTACACAAGCCGCAAAAGCACAGAACTAATCAACAACGGCTTTGCATGCCTTGTATTTTGGTGGGAGCCACTAGAGAGACAGGTACGTATCGAAGGGAAAGTAGAAAAAATTGCGGCCGCAGAATCAGATCAATATTTCCATAGTCGCCCTCGCGAATCTCAACTGGGTGCCTGGGCTTCTCCCCAAAGTAAGGCGATCGCCAACCGTGAAACGCTAGAGCAGAACTTTGTAGATCTAGAGAAAAAGTATCCTGAAGGAACTGAAATTCCTCGCCCAGATCATTGGGGTGGGTTCAAAGTAGTGCCAGATAAAATTGAGTTTTGGCAGGGTCGTCCCAGTCGTCTTCATGATCGTCTAGTTTTTTCCTTACAAGTAGATCAAACTTGGCAAAGAGAACGTCTTGCTCCTTAA
- a CDS encoding MFS transporter has protein sequence MARNKVAANIRKLWLLKGLESAWFPIPILMIFYESHGLSLEQGVLLKAILSGAIFLGEIPSGYFADRFGRKTSLVGGACFWLFGWLIYCTQGSFSWFAVAEILVGVGGSLMSGADSAIAYDSLLELSRAGEYRAWEGKASAITGLTEACCGLVGAWIAETNLVYPFYLQTGCIFLYVLLALTLREPTAHRTQETPQWRSLLPSIQAIFTKRPFLRWLLLFSATLSCGTFLIVWLSQEYLVQNGLALAQLGWAWLILHCALAIASGNAAKISPRYYPLVFALLPILLAIAYIALGLIHSLWGILFITAIYVVRGLLSPLVLSYLNDHIPSNLRATLISVNSFLFRLIFFAFAPLLGLVSHLSNFDLSLMFSGIVLGAIAFYAYWQIKPTLNARP, from the coding sequence ATGGCACGAAATAAAGTTGCAGCAAATATCCGTAAACTTTGGCTCTTAAAAGGGTTGGAGTCAGCTTGGTTTCCTATCCCTATTTTAATGATTTTCTATGAATCCCATGGACTATCTTTAGAGCAAGGAGTTTTGCTAAAGGCGATTTTATCGGGAGCGATTTTTCTAGGGGAAATTCCCTCGGGCTATTTTGCGGATCGGTTTGGTCGTAAGACAAGTCTTGTGGGCGGCGCCTGTTTTTGGTTATTCGGCTGGCTGATTTATTGCACTCAAGGAAGCTTTAGTTGGTTTGCCGTGGCTGAAATTTTAGTAGGAGTGGGTGGTAGTTTGATGTCGGGGGCCGATAGTGCGATCGCCTATGACAGTCTCCTCGAATTAAGCCGGGCTGGAGAATATCGCGCTTGGGAAGGGAAGGCGAGCGCCATTACAGGGTTAACAGAAGCCTGTTGTGGGTTGGTGGGAGCTTGGATTGCGGAAACGAATTTGGTCTATCCGTTTTATCTCCAGACAGGCTGTATTTTTCTGTATGTATTGCTTGCCCTCACCCTCCGCGAACCCACAGCTCACCGCACGCAAGAAACCCCCCAGTGGCGATCACTTCTCCCTTCGATCCAAGCTATTTTTACAAAACGACCGTTTCTACGCTGGCTGCTGCTATTTTCAGCAACCTTGTCCTGCGGTACGTTTCTGATTGTGTGGCTATCCCAAGAATATCTCGTCCAAAATGGCCTCGCCCTTGCACAACTCGGTTGGGCTTGGTTGATTCTCCACTGTGCACTGGCGATCGCCTCCGGTAATGCCGCCAAAATTTCTCCTCGATATTACCCACTCGTCTTTGCTCTGCTACCAATATTGCTGGCGATCGCCTATATTGCCCTCGGCTTGATCCATAGCCTGTGGGGCATTCTATTTATCACAGCGATTTACGTTGTGCGTGGCCTGCTCTCCCCTCTCGTATTGAGCTATCTCAATGACCACATCCCCTCAAATCTTCGCGCCACCCTAATTTCGGTTAATAGCTTTCTTTTTCGCCTTATTTTCTTTGCCTTTGCGCCCTTGCTTGGACTTGTGAGCCATCTGAGTAACTTTGATCTGAGCCTGATGTTTTCCGGTATCGTATTGGGGGCGATCGCCTTCTACGCTTACTGGCAAATCAAACCAACCCTAAACGCTCGTCCATAA
- a CDS encoding GAF domain-containing protein, translated as MTFSNAGSILATLSQFTQFNRSNALTDRVQDISINEFVCLLDFITAEFQQFLRALDMINNEALETMLDQIMEAFTFKIGQILQAERTTIFLVDEEQQQLWSKIDRGRKNGPRNLRIPLKIGIAGHVAATSETLNIDNAYEHPLFKKDIDERPGIQTKTLLCMPICSSSGKVVAVVQLVNKKGGDTCFDDQDEERFSEFASSIGIILETCQSFYVAARNQRGASALLKATSSLGQSLDLEATLQAVMEQARKLMQADRSTLFMLSRETGELWSKVDSADHSQKMEIRIPSNRGIVGFVASTGQVLNISDAYSDPRFDPSTDRRTGYNTRTILCMPVFNSSSELIAVTQLINKEQGSFSASDEEFMQAFNIQAGIALENAKLFENVLTEKQYQKDILESLSDAVISTDLQGRIVTINDAALELLGFPKEEHHNETLRQLWECKLVDRQVWEVVPIENLQARLEDSLQYGAKSYVPEQELHLGSYCPPDRSCLLAVPRLFSPGEYFIWNEDEPADPEFLQPIDRNINLSVNPLTNGDGQVRGGLVVIEDISQEKRMKSTLYRYMTPGVAEQVMALGDENLMVGERRDVTILFSDIRGYTTLTENLEATEVVSLLNQYFETMVESVFDYHGTLDKFIGDALMAVFGAPLPLDDHAWMSIKSALDMRRRLDEFNHRRVVDNQPQIQFGIGISSGEVVSGNIGSQKRMDYTVIGDGINVSARLESLTKQYLCDIIISENTLALCDDRLWVRELDKIRVKGKSKATKIYEVITEKEQQLEDNHHEFLDLYHRGRAAYMDKDFQRAITAFKKAHKIRKDDQATVIHLRRAQRFFSNPPGKNWDGIYTMQTK; from the coding sequence ATGACTTTTTCGAACGCCGGTAGCATTCTGGCAACATTAAGCCAGTTCACCCAATTCAACCGATCCAACGCGCTGACCGACCGAGTACAAGATATTTCGATTAACGAATTTGTCTGCCTCCTAGACTTCATTACCGCTGAATTCCAGCAATTCCTCCGCGCCCTCGACATGATCAATAACGAAGCATTAGAGACAATGCTCGATCAGATCATGGAAGCCTTTACGTTCAAGATCGGCCAAATTCTTCAGGCAGAACGCACCACCATTTTTCTCGTCGACGAAGAACAACAACAACTCTGGTCAAAAATTGATCGCGGCCGTAAAAATGGCCCCCGCAACCTCCGTATCCCTCTCAAAATTGGTATTGCAGGCCATGTGGCTGCCACTTCCGAAACCCTAAATATCGACAACGCCTACGAACATCCCCTGTTCAAAAAAGATATCGATGAGCGGCCTGGTATCCAAACCAAAACACTGCTGTGTATGCCGATCTGTAGCAGCTCTGGCAAAGTCGTTGCTGTGGTTCAGCTCGTTAATAAAAAAGGTGGTGATACCTGCTTCGATGACCAGGACGAAGAACGATTTTCTGAATTTGCCTCATCCATCGGCATTATTCTCGAAACGTGCCAATCTTTTTATGTTGCTGCGAGAAATCAGCGTGGTGCCTCCGCTCTTCTGAAGGCAACTTCTAGTCTGGGTCAGAGCTTAGACCTAGAAGCAACCCTACAAGCCGTAATGGAGCAAGCCCGCAAGCTAATGCAGGCAGATCGCAGTACCCTCTTTATGTTGAGCCGAGAAACCGGTGAGCTCTGGAGTAAAGTCGATAGCGCTGATCACTCCCAAAAGATGGAAATTCGGATTCCGTCTAATCGCGGCATTGTCGGATTTGTTGCCTCTACAGGCCAAGTACTTAACATCTCCGATGCCTATTCCGATCCACGCTTTGATCCCTCCACCGATCGCCGCACTGGTTACAATACCCGCACCATTCTTTGTATGCCAGTGTTTAACTCCAGTAGTGAGTTGATTGCTGTTACCCAACTAATCAACAAAGAACAAGGTAGCTTTAGTGCCTCTGACGAAGAATTTATGCAGGCGTTTAATATCCAAGCGGGTATTGCCCTAGAAAATGCCAAATTATTTGAAAATGTTTTAACGGAAAAGCAATATCAAAAAGATATTCTCGAAAGTCTCTCTGATGCAGTAATCTCGACGGATTTACAAGGACGGATCGTCACCATTAATGATGCGGCTTTAGAGCTTTTAGGGTTTCCGAAAGAAGAACACCATAATGAAACGCTACGGCAACTCTGGGAATGTAAATTAGTTGATCGCCAAGTATGGGAAGTCGTGCCCATTGAAAATTTACAAGCACGCCTAGAGGATAGTTTGCAATATGGTGCGAAATCCTATGTGCCAGAGCAGGAGCTACATCTAGGCTCTTACTGTCCACCGGATCGGAGTTGTCTCTTGGCTGTGCCACGTCTCTTTTCGCCGGGTGAATATTTCATTTGGAATGAGGATGAGCCAGCTGATCCAGAATTTTTACAACCGATTGATCGCAATATTAACCTTAGCGTTAATCCCCTTACGAATGGTGATGGGCAGGTGCGTGGTGGACTCGTTGTTATTGAGGACATCAGCCAAGAGAAGCGGATGAAGTCGACGTTATATCGGTACATGACTCCCGGTGTGGCCGAACAAGTAATGGCCTTAGGTGATGAGAATTTGATGGTAGGAGAACGTCGGGATGTGACGATTCTCTTTTCTGATATTCGGGGCTATACGACGCTAACAGAAAACCTTGAAGCAACGGAAGTCGTCTCGCTGCTAAATCAGTATTTTGAAACGATGGTGGAGTCCGTTTTTGACTACCATGGCACCTTGGATAAATTTATTGGTGATGCGTTGATGGCGGTGTTTGGTGCGCCGTTACCGCTCGATGATCATGCCTGGATGTCCATTAAATCTGCATTGGATATGCGTCGCCGCTTAGATGAATTTAATCATCGCCGTGTGGTGGATAATCAGCCGCAAATCCAATTTGGTATCGGAATTAGTTCGGGTGAGGTGGTTTCTGGAAATATTGGCTCCCAAAAACGGATGGATTATACAGTGATTGGGGATGGCATCAACGTTAGTGCGCGTTTAGAAAGTCTGACAAAGCAGTATCTCTGCGACATTATCATCAGCGAAAATACTCTCGCGCTCTGTGATGATCGCCTGTGGGTCCGGGAGCTGGATAAGATTCGAGTGAAAGGTAAGAGCAAGGCGACGAAAATTTATGAGGTTATTACCGAGAAGGAGCAGCAGCTAGAGGATAATCACCACGAATTTCTCGATTTGTATCATCGGGGTCGAGCCGCATATATGGATAAGGATTTCCAGCGGGCAATCACCGCATTCAAAAAGGCTCATAAAATTAGAAAGGATGACCAAGCAACGGTGATTCATCTGCGACGGGCACAGCGATTCTTTAGTAATCCTCCCGGTAAAAACTGGGATGGCATCTATACAATGCAAACGAAATAG